The Thermus thermamylovorans genome includes a region encoding these proteins:
- a CDS encoding ABC transporter ATP-binding protein, which yields MRLLVQNVHKRFGKLEALKGVSLELGAGEILGLLGPNGAGKTTLIKVVLGLLLPDGGEVVLEEGGARRRPQGHEFGVLLEGSRNLYVNLSLLVNALYFGGIRGLPPREVRPRFEAWLERFGLKDRLHAPLASLSRGMQQKAALALALALKPRFLLLDEPTLGLDPVSRREFEGILLELKKEGWGILLTSHDLEVVERVSDRVAFLHRGEVRRQGPTRALLRDWAGEGYRVRLAEPKAEALLQALGPGWSAEGPEVLFFLGPWEALREALGTLPVEVLEVSRGTPSLEALFLHLFGEARPSPGAQPRTV from the coding sequence ATGCGGCTTTTGGTGCAGAACGTCCACAAGCGCTTCGGGAAACTGGAGGCCCTCAAAGGGGTGAGCCTGGAGCTTGGGGCCGGGGAGATCCTGGGCCTTTTGGGCCCCAACGGGGCGGGCAAGACTACCCTCATCAAGGTCGTCCTCGGCCTCCTCCTCCCCGATGGGGGGGAGGTGGTCCTGGAGGAGGGCGGGGCGCGGCGCAGACCCCAGGGCCACGAGTTCGGCGTCCTCCTGGAGGGAAGCCGCAACCTCTACGTCAACCTGAGCCTCCTGGTGAACGCCCTCTACTTCGGGGGCATCCGGGGGCTTCCCCCCAGGGAGGTCCGCCCCCGGTTTGAGGCCTGGTTGGAGCGCTTCGGCCTAAAGGACCGCCTCCACGCCCCCCTCGCCTCCCTCTCCCGGGGCATGCAGCAGAAGGCGGCCTTGGCCTTGGCCCTCGCCCTCAAGCCCCGTTTCCTCCTCCTGGACGAGCCCACCCTGGGCCTGGACCCCGTGAGCCGGAGGGAGTTTGAGGGGATCCTCCTGGAGCTTAAGAAGGAGGGCTGGGGCATCCTCCTCACCTCCCACGACCTGGAGGTGGTGGAGCGGGTGAGCGACCGGGTGGCCTTCCTCCACCGGGGGGAGGTGCGGCGGCAGGGCCCCACCCGGGCCCTCCTCCGGGACTGGGCCGGGGAGGGGTACCGGGTGCGCCTCGCCGAGCCCAAGGCGGAGGCCCTCCTCCAGGCCTTAGGCCCCGGCTGGAGCGCCGAGGGCCCCGAGGTCCTCTTCTTCCTCGGGCCGTGGGAGGCGCTGCGGGAGGCCTTGGGAACTCTTCCCGTGGAGGTCCTCGAGGTCTCCAGGGGAACGCCGAGCCTGGAGGCCCTCTTCCTCCACCTCTTCGGGGAGGCCCGCCCTTCCCCTGGCGCACAACCTCGCACTGTCTAG
- a CDS encoding ABC transporter has product MFWQLWSEFLLEWNLTRRYWFDTLAGLLASVLFFYSMVLGLENLTPEGLASLGLDLGPLLLVFAAFNLVVGTFQSIAYSVQSEAALGTLEHLGLARGGLLRQLLLRALVRGLQGITTSALVLLPLALLLGVRLAPAPWWPLSLLLLYLAALGFALGMGALALHFKQVEGFFTIVQFLFLPYFFSLVRFAPWMTPLPFAPGTQLLKLALTGEGASPGLLLLAFVQALLFLGAGLFAMAWVYAGVRRRGLLGRY; this is encoded by the coding sequence GTGTTTTGGCAACTCTGGAGCGAGTTTCTCTTAGAGTGGAACCTGACCAGGCGCTACTGGTTTGACACCCTGGCGGGGCTTCTGGCCTCCGTTCTCTTCTTCTACTCCATGGTCCTCGGCCTGGAGAACCTGACCCCCGAGGGGCTGGCGAGCCTGGGCCTGGACCTGGGCCCCCTCCTCCTGGTCTTCGCCGCCTTCAACCTGGTGGTGGGCACCTTCCAGTCCATCGCCTATTCCGTCCAGTCCGAGGCCGCCTTAGGCACCCTGGAGCACCTGGGCCTGGCCCGAGGAGGGCTTCTCCGACAGCTCCTCCTGCGCGCCCTCGTACGGGGACTTCAGGGCATCACCACAAGCGCTCTTGTCCTCCTTCCCCTCGCCCTTCTCCTCGGGGTGCGGCTCGCCCCCGCCCCCTGGTGGCCTTTGAGCCTTTTGCTTCTCTACCTCGCCGCCCTAGGCTTCGCCCTGGGCATGGGAGCCCTCGCCCTTCACTTCAAGCAGGTGGAGGGCTTCTTCACCATTGTCCAGTTCCTCTTCCTTCCTTACTTCTTCTCCCTGGTTCGCTTCGCTCCCTGGATGACCCCCCTCCCCTTTGCCCCGGGGACGCAGCTCCTGAAGCTCGCCCTCACCGGGGAGGGGGCGTCCCCCGGGCTTCTCCTCCTCGCCTTCGTGCAGGCCCTCCTCTTCCTCGGGGCGGGGCTTTTCGCCATGGCCTGGGTCTACGCGGGGGTGCGGCGAAGGGGCCTTTTAGGGAGGTACTGA